A DNA window from Chitinispirillum alkaliphilum contains the following coding sequences:
- a CDS encoding Iron-dependent repressor IdeR/DtxR, translating to MVSITSTMEDYLEVILNIVTQNGVARSMEIAEKLNVKRPTVTVALRSLAEKGMVNYSPGSYVTLTETGKEIARHIEKRHNALKDFFINVLNVPETEADEVACKMEHGMGVEVCKKLNSFLRVLEKNKALADELKKSVLKENANHECVESQKDSCHNFQSGEKNDKITT from the coding sequence GTGGTATCCATAACAAGTACTATGGAAGATTATCTCGAAGTTATACTCAATATTGTTACACAGAATGGTGTTGCCCGTTCTATGGAAATTGCTGAAAAACTCAATGTAAAACGTCCCACCGTTACAGTTGCACTTCGCTCTCTTGCAGAAAAGGGAATGGTGAATTATTCACCCGGTTCATATGTTACACTCACCGAGACAGGGAAAGAAATCGCCAGGCATATAGAGAAAAGACATAATGCCCTAAAAGACTTTTTCATCAATGTGTTGAACGTACCTGAAACAGAAGCTGATGAAGTGGCGTGCAAAATGGAACATGGAATGGGTGTTGAGGTATGCAAGAAACTCAATTCGTTTCTAAGGGTACTCGAAAAGAACAAGGCATTGGCAGATGAGTTGAAAAAGAGTGTTTTAAAAGAAAATGCAAATCATGAATGTGTGGAAAGTCAAAAGGACAGTTGTCATAATTTTCAAAGCGGTGAGAAAAATGATAAGATCACGACCTGA